The Pricia mediterranea genome includes a window with the following:
- a CDS encoding DUF6452 family protein: protein MRKLRIPLIVLLGILSFSACEKDDICIDADTPRLVIRFMDALDTTLSKDVQNLVVIGVGETGLRDTIPNLTLDSIVLPLRPGKSSTTFTFSRQTSITDINIDTLSFTYNPKEVFASRACGYVVRYDSLQAAVQQDDSLWLQRIAVDSSFIENTASTHVRIFH, encoded by the coding sequence ATGCGCAAGCTTAGAATACCGCTTATCGTGCTGCTCGGCATCCTATCTTTTTCCGCCTGCGAAAAAGACGACATCTGTATCGATGCCGATACGCCCCGGTTGGTCATCCGGTTTATGGATGCCCTCGATACAACGCTATCCAAAGACGTGCAGAACTTGGTGGTGATCGGGGTCGGTGAGACGGGTCTTCGAGATACAATTCCAAACCTGACCTTGGACTCCATTGTGCTGCCCCTGCGCCCGGGCAAGTCGAGCACGACCTTTACGTTTTCGCGCCAGACCAGCATCACCGATATCAATATCGATACCCTTAGTTTTACCTATAATCCAAAAGAAGTATTCGCATCGAGGGCCTGTGGCTATGTTGTGCGTTACGATTCCCTACAGGCCGCCGTACAACAAGACGATAGCCTTTGGCTACAGCGGATTGCCGTAGATAGTAGCTTTATCGAAAATACAGCCTCTACCCATG